From a single Miscanthus floridulus cultivar M001 chromosome 8, ASM1932011v1, whole genome shotgun sequence genomic region:
- the LOC136468646 gene encoding uncharacterized protein — protein sequence MAIPSFRSWSESPITFDQRDHPSHIVRSGCYPLVVNPIIRKRHLTKVLMDGGSGLNILYVDTLDAMRIPQTELRLAGSPFHGVIPGAGSYHAILGRPCYAKFMAIPNYTYLKLKMPRPNGVITMNNAFSHTFMCDHEHFELAIAVINSSELPWLGESLTPAVLDYNKPTSSMAFHLHEETKAVEIDPTNPTKMV from the exons atggccatcccctcctttcgtagctggtcagaatctccaatcaccttcgatcagagggaccatccctcccacatcgtgaGATCAGGATGCTACCCACTCGTCGTcaaccccatcatccgcaagaggcacctcaccaaggtgctgatggatggaggcagtggcctcaacatcctctacgtcgacaccctcgacgccatgcgcatcccccaaaCAGAACTCCgcctagcgggctctcccttccatggggtgatcccggGAGCAG ggtcctaccacgccatcttggggcggccatgctatgctaaattcatggcaatccccaactacacctacctcaagctgaagatgccaagaCCAAACGGCGTTATCACCATGAACAATGCCTTCTCGCACACCTTtatgtgcgaccacgagcattttgagctcgccatcgcggtcatcaactcgtccgagctcccgtGGCTTGGGGAGTCATTGACCCCAGCAGTCttggactacaacaaaccaacctcatCGATGGCCTTCCACCTGcacgaggaaaccaaggcggtggaaatcgaccccaccaacccaaccaagatggtgtga
- the LOC136468645 gene encoding zinc finger BED domain-containing protein RICESLEEPER 2-like has protein sequence MAEDDGELPSGMVPEGENDDDIRDDAAALFGVDLGDGDGGEGATAFANPVGSNSNGSVPSVAAAGNGKGVRPRKFGLDMDVRWNATYLMLKHLLPYKEVFSVFINANFGCTLLTPRHWLIAAKILKFLELFYESTCVLSGVYYPTSLLILHHMLDIAHHLHESEKDQNLMAVVYPMKLKYLKYWENIPLLYSIAFILDPRAKLRGLFNVLVILKENISVDYSKYYADVKTEIYKLFAKYDSKYGSTRSQRPAHPAVNSGKRKQAWRRIFGGPGSSAIVGPPPPTSISTSTQSATSVACELITYLDSDNVTAYEDDFDLLLWWRDHKLTYHVLSIIARDIIAVPVSTVSLESCFSLTGRIIEERRRRLLPEHVEMLACIKDWELGDRRLQHSTDNQELAESFENMYLDVPEDGSGPLSASTSTSASVASASAAT, from the exons atggctgaagacgatggcGAGCTTCCGTCTGGCATGGTCCCTGAGGGCGAGAACGACGACGACATCCGTGATGACGCTGCTGCGTTGTTCGGTGTTGATCTCGGAGACGGTgacggtggtgaaggggcgacaGCGTTTGCAAACCCGGTCGGCTCCAACTCCAACGGCTCTGTTCCATCTGTTGCTGCCGCTGGTAATGGTAAG ggtgttagacctagaaaatTTGGTTTAGATATGGATGTGagatggaatgctacataccttatgcttaaacacttgctACCTTACAAGGAggttttttctgtgttcattaatgcaAATTTTGGCTGCACATTGTTGACTCCAAGACATTGGCTCATTGCTGCCAAGATATTGAAGTTCCTGGAATTATTTTATGAATCAACATGTGTTCtatctggtgtttactatccaactagtcTACTAATTCTGCACCATATGCTTGACATTGCTCATCATTTGCAtgaaagtgaaaaagatcaaaatctaatggctgttgtctatcctatgaagcttaaatatcTTAAGTATTGGGAAAatatacctctgttatattctattgctttcattcttgatcctagagctaagttgagaggtTTGTTTAATGTGCTGGTAATACTTAAAGAGAACATTAGTGTTGATTATAGTAAATATTATGCTGATGTTAAAACTGAAATTTACAAGTTATTTGCCAAGTATGACAGCAAGTATGGTTCTACAAGGTCTCAAAGGCCTGCACATCCTGCAGTCAACTCAGGTAAGAGGAAACAAGCATGGAGAAGGATCTTTGGTGGCCCTGGATCATCAGCTATTGTTGGTCCTCCTCCCCCTACCTCTATCTCCACTTCAACTCAATCTGCTACCTCTGTTGCTTGTGAGCTCATAACTTATCTggatagtgacaatgtcactgcatatgaggatgattttgatttgcttctctggtggcgtgaccacaaactaacctatcaTGTTCTTTCTATAATAGCAAGAGATATTATAGCTGTTCCTGTTTCTACTGTCTCTTTAGAATCATGTTTCAGTTTAACAGGAAGGATTATTGAGGAGCGGCGTCGAAGACTTCTGCCTGAACATGTggagatgcttgcttgcatcaaGGACTGGGAGCTAGGTGATAGAAGACTTCAACATTCTACTGACAACCAAGAGCTGGCAGAGTCCTTTGAGAATATGTATCTTGATGTTCCTGAAGATGGATCTGGGCCTCTTTCTGCTAGCACATCTACAAGTGCTTCTGTTGCTTCTGCTTCTGCTGCTACCTGA